From the genome of Longimicrobium sp.:
TCGCCCGCCCCGCCGCGGGCGCATTCTGTTGCATCCACCGCCGTCGCCCTGAGCAGTGCAGATCCGCCATCCCCACACGCAGACCCGTTCCATGATCGCCACCACGCAGCGCCAGCGAGTCCTCCCCCGCCTCATCGAAGAGGAGATGCGGGAGTCCTTCCTGGACTACTCGATGAGCGTGATCGTGCAGCGGGCGCTGCCGGACGTGCGCGACGGCCTCAAGCCCGTGCACCGCCGCATCCTCTACGCGATGTACGAGGCGGGGCTCACCCCCACGCGGCCGTACAAGAAGAGCGCGACCGTGGTCGGCGACGTGCTGGGCAAGTACCACCCGCACGGCGACACGGCCGTCTACGACTCGCTGGTGCGCATGGCGCAGGAGTTCGCGCTGCGCTATCCGCTGGTGGACGGGCAGGGGAACTTCGGCTCCATCGACGGCGACAACGCCGCCGCCTACCGCTACACCGAGGCGCGCCTCTCGCCGCTCGCGCTGGAGCTGCTGGCCGACATCGACCGCGACACGGTCGACTTCGCGCCCAACTTCGACGACCGGCTGCAGGAGCCGCGCGTCCTCCCCGCGCGCGCACCCAACCTCCTGGTCAACGGCTCCAGCGGCATCGCGGTGGGGATGAGCACCAACATCCCCCCCCACAACCTGGGCGAGGTCGTCGCCGCCGCCCTCCATCTCCTCGACCACCCGGGGTGCGGCCTCGACGACCTGATGGCGCACCTGCCGGGGCCCGACTTTCCCACCGGCGGCATCATCGTGGGCACGGCGGGGATCCGCGACGCGTACACCAAGGGGCGCGGCCGCGTGGTGATGCGCGCGCGCGTCTACAAGGAAAGCCGCCGCAACGGCCGCGAGCAGCTGGTGGTGACGGAGATCCCGTACGGGACCAACAAGAGCCGCATCATCGAGCAGGTGGCCGAGCTCACCCGCGCCGGGCGGATGGGCGACGTGACCGACCTGCGCGACGAGAGCGACCGCGACGGCATCCGCATCGTGCTGGAGCTGAAGCGCGGCGCCGACGCGGTGAAGGTGCTCAACCAGCTCTTCAAGTGGACGGCCCTGCAGAGCACCTTCGGGGTGATCGCGCTGGCGCTGGACCACGGCGTGCCGCGCGAGTTCGGGCTCAAGCCCATCCTGGAGCGCTGGCGCGACCACCGCGTGCAGGTCGTCGTCCGCCGCAGCCGCTGGGAGCTGGAGAAGGCGCGCGACGAGGCGCACGTGCTGCGCGGGCTGATGGTGGCGCTGGGCCGGATCGAGGAGGTGGTGCGGATCATCCGCTCCTCCCGCACGCGCGAGAGCGCCGCGCACAAGCTGGAGAAGGAGCTCAAGCTCGACTCTCGGCAGAGCGACGCCATCCTGGCCATGCGCCTCTCGCGGCTGACGCAGCTGGAGAGCAAGGAGCTGCGCGAGCGGCTGGATGAGCTGGAGGCGCGCATCGTCGAGCTCGAGGCGATCCTCGCCAGCCCGGAGAAGCAGCTGGACCTGATCCGCGCGGAGCTGCGCGAGCTGGCCGACCGCTACGCGGATCCGCGGCGGACGAAGATCTTCGAGAACGAGAAGGCGGTGAAGCTGGAGGACATGCTCGCGGCCGAGCACGTGGTCGTCACCGTCAGCCGCGAGGGGTACGTCCGCCAGATCCCCATGGCCGTGTACCAGCGCAGCATGACGGCCGGCAAGCGGATCGCGCTGGACAAGTACGAAGACGACTACGTGGAGCGCGCCTTCGTGGCCAGCACCGACGACACGCTGCTGGTGTTCTCGACGGACGGCCGCGCGTACGGGCTGACGGTGCGTGACGTGCCCGAGGCGGGGCTCACCTCGCGCGGCAAGGCGGTGGGGCAGCTCTTCGACATGGGGAAGAAGGCGGGCGTGGCCGGCGTCTTCGTGGTCTCGGAGTTCCGCGCCGACCGCTCGCTCCTCTTCGTCACGGCGGAGGGA
Proteins encoded in this window:
- a CDS encoding DNA topoisomerase (ATP-hydrolyzing), which gives rise to MIATTQRQRVLPRLIEEEMRESFLDYSMSVIVQRALPDVRDGLKPVHRRILYAMYEAGLTPTRPYKKSATVVGDVLGKYHPHGDTAVYDSLVRMAQEFALRYPLVDGQGNFGSIDGDNAAAYRYTEARLSPLALELLADIDRDTVDFAPNFDDRLQEPRVLPARAPNLLVNGSSGIAVGMSTNIPPHNLGEVVAAALHLLDHPGCGLDDLMAHLPGPDFPTGGIIVGTAGIRDAYTKGRGRVVMRARVYKESRRNGREQLVVTEIPYGTNKSRIIEQVAELTRAGRMGDVTDLRDESDRDGIRIVLELKRGADAVKVLNQLFKWTALQSTFGVIALALDHGVPREFGLKPILERWRDHRVQVVVRRSRWELEKARDEAHVLRGLMVALGRIEEVVRIIRSSRTRESAAHKLEKELKLDSRQSDAILAMRLSRLTQLESKELRERLDELEARIVELEAILASPEKQLDLIRAELRELADRYADPRRTKIFENEKAVKLEDMLAAEHVVVTVSREGYVRQIPMAVYQRSMTAGKRIALDKYEDDYVERAFVASTDDTLLVFSTDGRAYGLTVRDVPEAGLTSRGKAVGQLFDMGKKAGVAGVFVVSEFRADRSLLFVTAEG